From the genome of Mastacembelus armatus chromosome 12, fMasArm1.2, whole genome shotgun sequence:
tatatttttatgatttgttAATCTATAACGAGTTAATGAAAATGCTCAACATCATTTCCTAAGGTTATGTTGCAGCAAAAATTATGAAAATTTGTATTGCAGCATtgcttattttccaaaatatatCTATAGTTTCAGATAAAGAAAAGAATAACTATGAAATGAAAACCAACTTAATTAGTTAAGTTGAAGCACACAAAAGACACTCCATTAGGTCAACGCATCtctaaaactgaacattatttatataaagAGCTGAAATAATCAGTCGCATAACATATCAACAACTACTTTAACGTTAAGATTTATTCATGCAAACATTCTCAGGTTAAAATCTCTTAAATCGCAGAATTTGCCACTTTCTCTTCGCAATATAATAATGTCAATTAGTTAGTTAAACTAACTAATTAGTTAGCTAACTAACATTATTGTTTTGGGCTGTTGGTTGATctaaagaagacatttcatgGCTCTGCAAAGTTAGTATTGGCACTTTTCACCATTCTTGACAGTTCATTGACcatttgaacaaaacaataatcGTCAGTTTGAGGTTAATcgataataaaaaataattaacgTTACTGAATTCTAGCCCTAATTGTCAACTTCGCGAAAGTAGGGTTTATTGCAGTATTGCTTCATACTTAATAGAGTGAAATTATAAGCTATTATAACGTTACTATATTCGTTTTAGTTAGGTGTAACATTACATAATAAACTGGGAACTGAGTGTAAGTTAAAGTTAAAGCTAATGTCTGTTTATCGCTAGGAATCTTCTTAACGCTACCGTTGGATTTATTCGCCTTGATTTGGGCAAACGTTAGCGTGAGCAAATGTGTTAGCTAAGTTTAAAAGTTAGCTGCAGTTTAAAGTAGTTAACTAGCTACTTAACTAGTTAGATAAAAcgtaaaaaacaaattattgttTCTACAGCACGCTACCACGACAGCTTAGCAGCTAGATAACGTTAAACACAAGTTTTCTAAGCAAACACCAACACAACTAGTCAAGCTAACCAACGCTAGCTCTTCCTGGACTCGGTTGGTCTCCATGGTAACTCACCACTTGCCAAGTGGAATTTGGTCAAACTGGGCCGAAAGCAGGACTGTCCTTTTAAAACTGCATGACGGCCACGACACGAGACAAGTTTATACATGTTGAGCAGGTACACAGGGCCCACTGCTGTCCTACTCTCTTCACCAGCTCACTGTCACCCAGACTTCAGGCTTTTTTCCCTATTATAAGTATGGAGAGTGGGCGGTCAGCCACAAGATGGTACCCCTGCTTCCACCCCCAAAGCCCCCTGTGCCACGTCAGAGTGCGTGAGGACGTACGCACTTTTACCTTTTTAACTTTGTAATCTTTTTGTATTGGCTCTCCAGTTCTCATAAATGATTGTtcttttttaagcaaaaaaaaaaaaaataaataactatagTATCAACTCCTCTCTCATATCTCTTAATTTCCTAGTTGTCTGTGAAAGAAAACACGAATAACCAACAGATTAATCAAGAATGAACGTCCcatataaaatcattttaaaaggaaTCACAAAAAAACTGTAGTGAGCAATCAGCCTAAGTGGTTGCATTCAACTTCTGCAAACATAACAACCAAGAGTAATAAACTGAATGTCTTTTGATACTCATTTTGCAGCTATTATCTTTATAGATCGACTTCAGTTAAATTGTGACTGTGGGACCTAACTGTAGTAGAGTATTTTATGGTCTCATATTAATGATTTTACTTTAGCTAAAGATCTCAATGTCATATCCACCACTGCATTATTATGccactttaattaaaaaaacaaacaaaaaaacatataattactgtatgttgtaAATTTATTACAAGAATTTTTACAAGCTGTCCAAAAAGAGCAGTCGTTTACTGCTTATAAAGCTATACACAggtatgcatgcatgcaaaaAAAGGTATAACAGTAATTCATGGCTGTCAAACAACAGAGACGGAGTCACTTATGGTTGGTGTTGTACAAGTATTGTGATGGTAATTTCCCACCCAAATACTACATCTTTGTACGAGTAACGCTTTTTAATTTATCACTTAATCAATGAAAGCAGTGATAAATGTATATACACAAAATACTCTGAATGACAGAGTAATACAttccactttttgtttttatttttttgacacaaaatcactctctctttctctctcactctgtatgtacatatatacagacacatacatacacacacacacacacacacatacagagcatGTATTGGAGGTTatccagtgtgtttttgttttttgtctctgtcctgGCCTGAAACAGGTCATTTAATGTCCAACATACCTAATAAGTAGGCAGTGTGAACATGGTGGCAGTGTCAACATAACCACTTGCTGCCTGGGCCGGCATGGCAGTGTGAATGCAGGCTGTAGGCTTATGTGTACTGGTAATGATGGATGATGTGTAGGGGCTCTCTGTTGCTCCATCCATCTCCTGGTCCTCACAAGGGCACCTATCTACCACATCTCTCATTTCTGCCTGTAGTAGCAGCATGTTGTTCCTGTCTACCCCCTTTACCTTGCTGTAGTTCCCCCCCTGGCGCACTGGGGGGCAGTCTTCGCCCTGGCCATTGTCTACCACAACAGGCTGAAGAAGCACCATATCCTCCTCATTGACCCGTTTGACTTCGACATACTCAGTGGGTTGGAGGGTGGGCGACTGGAGACCAACAGGTGCTTGGTTGCAGTCAGAGCTGGAGATGTTCACATTGCTGTGAGCCTCCAGTTGCATGTGATGTAGTGGATGTGGTTGCTTGTTACTGAAGCAGCACTCCCAATAACTTGCCTCTGTGGAGCTGTGGACAGGCTGCACAAAATAGGAGGATCTGAAGCCTGGAATGAGCTGGCTGTCAGAGAGGCAGTGCTGTTTGGCCATCTCAAGTGACTTCAGTTGGTTCATTGGGCCTAAGTCTGGGGCTTTAGTCAgtggagaaaacacagaaggCCAGGTCTTTATCCTACTACCTGACATGTCAGGGCTAACCACGTCTTCACAATCATAGGACGCTTTCTCCTCCCAGTCCTTCTGATGCCTCTGTTCCTCTGTCCCTGTTCCATTGCCTTCCTGATCTGTTagcctcttttcttcttttgcctCTCCACTTTTATCCATCAGCAGAGTGTGGCTATCGCAGCTGCCCCGTCCAGAGTCATTGTCAGATGTGGAGGCCTCAGATTTGAGACGACTGTCATGTAGATGCTTGCTTTCTTCCATCATCAACTCCTGCTCCTCAGGGACATACACTTCTAGGTACTCAACCAGCAAGTCCTCATAGTTGGATAATACGGTTGGGGGAAAATCAGATGCCACTAGTGTACTGAAGATCTCCTCAGTCTTTCCATTctacacacaaaacagacaacTGCTCAGTGACAGAAATATAGTCATACAAGCTTCAATTAGAACTACATGTAGCGAATCAAGACAGTTATTTtgcacattaaaacattatttaatatgGTGTTGCTATACCTTAAGAAGTTGCTTATCAAATCCTTTGATTTTAGGACCAGGGACTGGTGGCAGGAGACAATGCTTCAGACttcaacacagaaaaataaactgattaatGTGAGGGCTTGTGAGcagcaaataaaaatcaataaatatggAATGATAATTAAACTCAATATCACTATATACCAATAAAAATTCTTGTCTCTGAATAATAGAATGAGCTACAATAAGgggtatgtttttattttgggatAAACGGTTACCCGAGCCATGATTATAAGGAAAATAGATTTTAAGTCTGATATGTTAGGATAATTGAATACTGAAGCtgtgatattaaaaataaagagtCTAAATATACAGCAGTTGTGGTTCTCTGTAGCAAATAACATGACACATAATAATTAATTGATTTGGTAATTCAAATAAGTCAAGTCAACATTTggcaaaataattattataagGAATTCATAATTCATGCTTTTACCTGTGGCTGTTAATGTGCAGCAACCATGCGACGATGAGAAAGATGAAGGCAGAGAAGACCGCAATGAGGATCCACACTGACTTTTCTCGATGGAAATCTGTAACACAACATACAATTTTCTCCAATGTTGTTTTGAAATGATCAAACAAATgagatattttatattaaatagaGGGCGAAGCTAAATGACTGTTGGGTGTAACTATTTGGATGTACTGAAACATTCAAAATGCCATCAGTGTTCTCATCTAAGgcttggcaagaaagcaaagagATTTGCCACGCCTTTAATAAACATATCCTGTCTTATATAAAATCTGTATGTAGTGTAGTGTACATTAGATAATTGTTTGTAGATGTCTTACAGTCAGGAACTTTGGTGTATGAAGTGGAACTCCATTCACTCCAGAAGCCATGATCAGGCTTACAGCGCACCTGAACGAGGTATGTACCACCTGACCGCAGgctgaaaatgttaaacatcTTCTGCTGGCCTGCAAGGTGCATCTGGAACATTACAAAACATGAATGACACTGTTCAGTCAGCCCTCTAAATTGTCAACAAACAGGTATAAGGCAAATATTTTATGAACTACATACCTCCCATTCATCTTCTCCCTCCAACTTTACACGAAGCTCGTAGATCAGAGTAATCCAACCAGATCGGGTGTCAGCCTTATGTGGTGGTTCCCATGACACCCGAAGGAAGGGCCAGCCCGTGTTCTCCATTACAGTCACTGTCACCTTCTCTGGTGGATTAGGTTTGACtggggagagaaacagaaaatgtgaatgacAGAGGATGTGTATGTTGAGGGGAAGGGGAAACACAACAGAATACAACTGTGACTGTGTTATGCATCAGGCTAAACCACTACAGCTGGAATCTCCAGTGTTCTTGATAAACAGAAGTGTGATTCTACCTCCAGCTGATGACCACCGTCATTGCAGGAGTGACCTTCTAAATATTTGTTAACAAGTGTGTGTCAAAGTGATTGagataaatgttaatgtttagaCATGACGTTATCTTCTTAGAGATACATAGTTAACAATTATGTAGTGAGACAAAGAATTATTTATTGCTGAGACCTGATAAACAAATCACCTCAGTGCATTGCACTGCTATTAGAGACAAAGGGAAAGGTACGTTTAGATAAGCAGCTTCAAGAGTAAGGTGAATGCATTccttttaattaattaaaaagaataaagacTAGATAAAGACTAGATCTGATTAAGTGTAAGTGCTCAGCAAATCTACTCATTCAATTCTCGTGCATTGTATGAGATATGGAATTAGCCTGATCCTGTCATGATGCTAAATACAAAACAGCTGGGCACTTTAagcacacaaagagaaaaaataaggCATTTGTCTGGGACTATTTTTAGCCACGGATTAATATGCGTTTGGAGTTCTAGTAAGTATTTCTGGATTGACTCAAAGTAAACTCCATCATCCATGTTGATCATAATGATGGAACAATGTGCAACCCTGTGGcagatttatgtgtttttggaCAGTAACTGGTCTACAGCATCGAGGAATAACCTGTGTTGGGATATCATCAAATTATCCTTCAAatctttttaatgttatttatgttttgttcagTCAGAAAGCtgagaaagtgttttatttcactatttttAAATGGAAGGAGGGTTTGTATGCTCAAAGAGCACTTGAGAGCCAgtgagcagctgtgtgtgtgtgtgagtgtgtgtgtgtgtgtgtgtgtatgtatcttaaaatacagttttttaaaatcctcaTTAGGGAATTATGTCTCGACCATTACACTAAACCATGTGAACAACTACATTCCACCCACCCcccactcacatacacacaaaaagtaGCACAAATTCCCTCACCAATGTACACCACATCTATATCCACAGGGTCGGAGAAGGTGCTGCCCAGTGCGTTAGTGGCTACCACAGTGATGTTGTAGTTGACCCAGATGGATGTGTCATTCTTGTTGAAGAAGCAGGAATTCTCCCCGGCTGTGTGGTAGTCGGGACACTCATGCACTGTCTCAGAGCTGCAACAGGGGCAGGGAAACAGCACATAATCACAGGGGTGTTAtttgtacagtactgtattGTATTGGTGCATTCCCAAAGAGTAGCATGCATTCCTTAAGCTGCTAAGCTAAGCTGCTAAAATTTTccgtatatgtgtgtgtgtgtgtgtgtgtgtgtgtgtgtgtgtgtgtgtgtgtgggaccaGATGAGACAAGCAGACAGGATGAATGGGTAATTGCAAGGTAAATAGAACCCATGTTTTTCTTAATTGCaaagagaaatggaagaaaaggTTCTATgctattattttctatttcctACATTCTCATTGAGACTTTTTGTTACCTGTACTAACTTTATGCCTGAGCCTTGTAAATTGTTGGGGTTGTAGTATTTTGATTGCAAGAAGACACTGAACAGATGTTTTGTGTATGAGCACTTGGTCACTGCCACAGACACTTGGGTTCAATTCCCAGTATACCTGGGCATATTAATGAGCACAACAAGAAATGTTTATGTTAAGAAATCAGGTTGTTGTTGCTATAGCAGAATCCAGGCCTGATTAATCAGAGGAACTGTTCAGCAGGGGGTAGAGCTTGGAGAGATTGTGCGAGCTTCTGCATACATTACACTCAGTCAGCGGTTAACCTCCTTGCTGTGAAGTGCAAGGAAGCAGCCGATGACTACACTTGTAACAAATATAATAGCAATGTCTATAGCATCCAAAAAGAATGATGTTAAGGCACCATCATGTATCTGCAAGctatatttatgtgttttggaAAACAATGGCATCATTTTACTCCTTGGACTTAAGACAAATCTGCTGCTCACCAGACAGAAAGGCCTTTGATTTCTGGCTTTTCATGGACACCAATGAAGTTCCATAAACTGTACTGACACTAGTACTGTACCATAATAATCAACTTTGAAAAAATGCTGCATGCTGTAAACACTTTTAGAAAGCAAATTCTAAtaacaagacagagaaaagcaaaggaaaaataaagagcAGCTGCCGACTCACTGTTTCACACTTAATAcaaagagattaaaaaagagAGCTCAGCtaactttaaagaaaacactATGGAAACAGAAGGAATAAGCATAAGTGAGAATCTTAGTGAAATTCTATTTTATCATTGCAGTAAAAAACATATTATGTACACAGGGAGACTGATCACTTGGAATAAAAACTCTCCAGAGTTTGGAGAGTATTACTGGCTCTTTTAGCTATGACTCTGGAGAATAGCAGACATTCTTCACAAAAACTGTAACTATGGTgactaaagaaaaacattccatttaataaatgataaataatcaTTTATGTAAAGCTCCAATAGACAGGATTAAAATAATCACTCCAAAGAGAGATGACAGATCTGTGTGATTCAAACACAAAGCCCCACTTTGATTTCATGACCTGTGCACCTATATGTACAGATGTCGCATATTAACAGCCTTTAAACATGAGAGCAGTATTAATCTTCTTATCTAACTCCTggcaaaaaaaattaatttcccAAAACGTCAAATGATACCTTTACAGAACTAACTTTGaccttcctttttgttttcagcctTCATTCCACTTAATGTACATCTTAATTTACACCAGCTTCCTTGACTGTGTGCAACcttgttaaaattaaaaatttgcaggtgaacaaaaatgtttcagtcaCTCACCTGATTCttacacagttttaaaatttgCAGCTACTGGGCACAGCCGGAACCCCAAAGCTCTCTGCAGTCTTTACCTCCTTAGACCTGTGTGTTGCCCTCAGTGCTGCGCAGTGCCAGGCAGGCTGCTCACAAACAACTGTGCTGAACATATCAACACGAACATAGTGCTGCTATTCCTCTGACATGTACTGCTGATGAGATATCTTCATCCCTGCTCATATATAAAACTATTCAGTCTGGACACCTTATACCAGCCCTTCTGCCTGTTGACCAACAATCCATCCATGTCACTGATTCTTAGTGTGTGCACCCACCAGTAAAGTTAGAGAAAACCtaaagttaaacaaaatgaagtgaaTGTGTTGCTGCATGAATCTGGGAGCCACTCACCTTTCTTTGCGATAGTACAGGGCGTAGGTAGTGGGCAGCCCCCCATCAGAGCCTGGCTCCCACCAGCAGGTGAAAGTCTCCTTTTCAGGAGAACGACAACTGGTCAGTGTGGGCTTCCCTGGCAGGCTGTAGCCTAAAGACAGGAACATGTAAATAGattaaatgaaagcaaacacaacATAATGGAATGACCcagttttctgcattaattgtCCATAAATTGTGACCTGaactgcagacaaacacaatgtgtttaaGCTGATAAGACTTACAACTGTTTGTGTCAATACTGAccacacccattaaacattcacagtgctggtGGAAAATTTAAGTAAAACCTTCGAGTTAATATCTGCAACAATTACATGCACTTTCCAAACAAGTGCTTCCTGAAGCTGAAGATCTAGAGGAATTCTGGACCAGTCTAACCCATAGAACAACTTCTTCTCAGCCATAGTCTCATGGTCGCCTGTAAGCAGCTTTCTACAGGACATTCCACATTATCTCTATTGAGTGAAGGACTGTGTTCTGGCTGGGCCTTTACAAAAAGCAGATTTTCTCCAAAGCCCTTCTGTGACAGTTGTACTTGTTTAGATCaattgtcctgctgcatcaccaGACTTCTACTGATTTTCCACTGATGCACACCCACCTTGACACTATCCTGTAAGATACCTGGATAACCTTGGGAATTAACCTTGGGATTTCAGTTGTCCAGTCCAGTGGCAGCAAAGTAGTGACTTAATCCCTTGTGTCCTATCATGGACACCATGCTCCATGCTTTGCATATGGTAGACccatgaagagagagaaaaactagCCCTGATTATTACTTTAAACCTGTTATTCTctaattctttctttttttttctcattgagCATGCTGCATTGGGCCTTTGGAGTCAGCTGGGAAGCCACAGTACTGAATTGTCTCCAATTGAATTCAATTTCATTATTACTTTGTAACCCTTTATGAAAATCaacaattttcatttcattaatagAACTCCTGGTTTGCTACCTCCTGACATCACATGCTTTTCCCAGCttacactgtaaatgtttgaatGATGTAACCAGTGGACTGTGTGGTATTTGTTAAATACTTTGTTCATTCTGCACTTACTTTTACTAACAATTGTAGAATGCTAACCACAGTATTTTCTTGCCCAGttgcaataaaatgaaatattaattcTGAATGATGTGTAATATACCATAAATATATTCATAACACTGTTACTTATAATCTATTAATTATGCTGCATTGGctcctgttttctgtcagtAACTTATCAACTACCAGGCACTTCTCAGATGTCTTAGCTCAATGCCAGAAACTGTAGAAGCAACTGAGACTTTCAAGGCTGGCTACATCCAAACACTTACGAATTCCCTTTGCGTGCACTgtgaagaacagcagcaggacagcCTCCACCACTTTCTTCATCATGGCACCACAATGGCCTGGCTgttataagaaaacaaaacaaataaagaaaggtGAGGATGGGGGAAATGTCTGACCTGTGCTTTTGACAAATCACATGACCCACGAAGTTTAATGCTGTTCATAACAGCAGAACTGCACGTTTTGTATTGAGTCACAACATGTTTggatgaaaaaggaaaactcTTGTGGCTGagatgttttcttcttttcacacGGGCTGTTTGAAAGGGACGTCATAGACACAATAACAAGATTAATTTAAAGCCCCCGGAGACATAATGAGGAAGAGACAACATAAAAGGATGTCATCCCCAGGTAAAcagttaaaatgacaaataatatGATGAAATATTGGATACTTTACTGTTgcagacaaacagcagtttatgctgacaaaatatttcagcagtgaagaatagaagaaaaaaaactattttacagaaaacagaaaacatatgtCCTAAACAGGCATAACTATAAAACCTGAATACAGagcagtgagaaagaaaaaaattcttttacagaaaatgaatgctgcttcactaaGGATGAAAAAAATCATCCTCGTTACTGACTACCTCTACCAGCTGGCACATGCAGCGTAACTGATTGCATAACCTGACTTCAGGCTTTTGCCTCGTGGATGACCAGCCAGTCTCTCATTCACATGACTTGTAAATCTGCATTTC
Proteins encoded in this window:
- the prlra gene encoding prolactin receptor a → MMKKVVEAVLLLFFTVHAKGIRYSLPGKPTLTSCRSPEKETFTCWWEPGSDGGLPTTYALYYRKESSETVHECPDYHTAGENSCFFNKNDTSIWVNYNITVVATNALGSTFSDPVDIDVVYIVKPNPPEKVTVTVMENTGWPFLRVSWEPPHKADTRSGWITLIYELRVKLEGEDEWEMHLAGQQKMFNIFSLRSGGTYLVQVRCKPDHGFWSEWSSTSYTKVPDYFHREKSVWILIAVFSAFIFLIVAWLLHINSHSLKHCLLPPVPGPKIKGFDKQLLKNGKTEEIFSTLVASDFPPTVLSNYEDLLVEYLEVYVPEEQELMMEESKHLHDSRLKSEASTSDNDSGRGSCDSHTLLMDKSGEAKEEKRLTDQEGNGTGTEEQRHQKDWEEKASYDCEDVVSPDMSGSRIKTWPSVFSPLTKAPDLGPMNQLKSLEMAKQHCLSDSQLIPGFRSSYFVQPVHSSTEASYWECCFSNKQPHPLHHMQLEAHSNVNISSSDCNQAPVGLQSPTLQPTEYVEVKRVNEEDMVLLQPVVVDNGQGEDCPPVRQGGNYSKVKGVDRNNMLLLQAEMRDVVDRCPCEDQEMDGATESPYTSSIITSTHKPTACIHTAMPAQAASGYVDTATMFTLPTY